Proteins found in one Pseudomonas sp. P8_241 genomic segment:
- a CDS encoding acyl-CoA dehydrogenase C-terminal domain-containing protein yields the protein MADYKAPLRDMRFVLNEVFEVAKLWAELPALAETVDAETVEAILEEAGKVTSKSIAPLSRAADEEGCHWADGAVTTPAGFPQAYQTYAEGGWVGVGGDPAYGGMGMPKAVSAQVEEMVNSASLSFGLYPMLTAGACLSINAHASEELKAAYLPNMYAGIWAGSMCLTEPHAGTDLGIIRTKAEPQADGSYKVSGTKIFITGGEHDLTENIIHLVLAKLPDAPAGPKGISLFLVPKFMVNADGSLGARNPANCGSIEHKMGIQASATCVMNFDEAVGYLVGEPNKGLAAMFTMMNYERLGVGIQGLATGERSYQNAVEYARDRLQSRSPSGAQNKDKVADPIIVHPDVRRMLLTMKASNEGGRAFSTYVAMQLDTAKFSEDATTRKRAEDLVALLTPVAKAFLTDLGLETTVHGQQIFGGHGYIREWGQEQLVRDVRITQIYEGTNGIQALDLVGRKIVGSGGAFYNLFADEIRHFTATASADLAEFTKPLNDAVTTLDELTAWLLDRAKSNPNEIGAASVEYLQAFGYVAYAYMWALMAKAAFGKEAQDDFYASKLGTARFYFARLLPRIHSLSASVKAGSESLFLLDAAQF from the coding sequence ATGGCTGACTACAAAGCGCCCCTGCGCGATATGCGCTTCGTCCTCAATGAAGTTTTCGAGGTCGCCAAACTCTGGGCCGAGCTGCCTGCGCTGGCCGAGACTGTCGATGCAGAAACGGTCGAGGCAATCCTGGAGGAAGCGGGCAAAGTCACCAGCAAAAGCATCGCGCCTTTGAGCCGTGCGGCTGACGAAGAAGGTTGCCACTGGGCGGACGGTGCTGTCACCACGCCGGCCGGTTTCCCTCAGGCTTATCAGACTTACGCCGAAGGCGGTTGGGTCGGTGTCGGTGGTGATCCCGCCTACGGCGGCATGGGCATGCCAAAAGCCGTTTCGGCCCAGGTCGAAGAAATGGTCAACTCCGCGAGCCTTTCGTTTGGTCTATACCCGATGCTGACCGCCGGGGCTTGCCTGTCGATCAACGCCCACGCCAGCGAAGAACTGAAAGCGGCCTACCTGCCGAACATGTACGCCGGCATCTGGGCTGGCTCGATGTGTCTGACCGAGCCGCACGCCGGTACCGATCTGGGAATTATCCGCACCAAGGCCGAACCTCAGGCCGACGGTTCCTACAAGGTCAGCGGCACCAAGATTTTCATCACCGGCGGTGAGCACGACCTGACCGAAAACATCATTCACCTGGTGCTGGCCAAGCTGCCGGACGCACCGGCGGGCCCGAAAGGCATTTCGCTGTTCCTGGTGCCGAAGTTCATGGTCAACGCCGATGGCAGCCTGGGCGCACGTAACCCGGCCAACTGCGGTTCGATCGAACACAAGATGGGCATCCAGGCGTCCGCGACCTGCGTGATGAACTTCGACGAAGCCGTGGGTTACCTGGTTGGCGAGCCTAACAAAGGCCTGGCGGCGATGTTCACCATGATGAACTACGAGCGACTGGGCGTGGGTATCCAGGGTCTGGCCACCGGCGAGCGTTCATACCAGAACGCCGTTGAATACGCCCGTGACCGTCTGCAAAGTCGCTCGCCAAGCGGCGCGCAGAACAAGGACAAAGTGGCTGACCCGATCATCGTCCACCCGGACGTGCGTCGCATGCTGCTGACCATGAAAGCCTCGAACGAAGGTGGCCGTGCGTTTTCCACTTACGTGGCCATGCAACTGGACACCGCCAAGTTCAGCGAAGACGCGACTACCCGCAAACGCGCCGAAGATCTGGTCGCCTTGCTGACCCCGGTGGCCAAAGCGTTTCTGACCGACCTCGGCCTGGAAACTACCGTACACGGTCAGCAGATTTTCGGCGGCCACGGTTACATCCGCGAGTGGGGCCAGGAGCAACTGGTTCGCGACGTGCGCATCACCCAGATTTATGAAGGCACCAATGGTATTCAGGCGCTGGACCTGGTCGGGCGAAAGATCGTCGGTAGCGGTGGGGCGTTCTACAACCTGTTCGCTGACGAAATTCGTCACTTCACCGCTACCGCCAGTGCGGACCTCGCCGAGTTCACCAAGCCATTGAATGATGCGGTGACCACCCTCGACGAACTGACCGCGTGGCTGCTGGATCGGGCGAAGAGCAATCCAAACGAAATCGGCGCGGCATCCGTCGAGTATCTGCAAGCGTTTGGCTATGTTGCTTACGCTTATATGTGGGCACTGATGGCGAAGGCTGCCTTCGGCAAGGAAGCACAGGACGATTTCTACGCGAGTAAACTGGGCACGGCGCGTTTCTATTTCGCCCGCTTGCTACCGCGGATTCACTCGCTGAGTGCTTCGGTAAAGGCCGGCAGCGAGTCACTGTTCCTGCTGGACGCTGCACAGTTCTGA
- a CDS encoding acyl-CoA dehydrogenase C-terminal domain-containing protein has product MPEYKAPLRDMRFLIDHVFDFHSNYTALGAIDASPDMVNAILDEGAKFCENVLSPLNRSGDEEGCHFDNGVVTTPAGFKQAFAQYVEGGWHGLAADPAYGGQGLPSSLGLVISEMVGSSNTSWGMYPGLTHGAMSAIHAHGTEAQKATYLSKLTAGQWTGTMCLTEAHCGTDLGIIKTRAVPSADGSYAITGSKIFISAGEHDMSDNIIHLVLAKLPDAPAGTKGISLFIVPKFLPDAAGEAGERNGVSCGSIEHKMGIKASATCVLNFDGAKGFLIGEPNKGLNCMFTMMNHARLGTGMQGLCLGEASFQGAIKYANDRLQMRSLTGPKAPEKPADPIIVHPDVRRMLLTMKAFNEGNRALTYFTAQLLDVAHLSPDETARQDAEDLLAFLTPICKAFMTDTGLEVTNHGMQVFGGHGFIREWGMEQLVRDCRIAPIYEGTNGIQALDLLGRKVLGSQGKLLRGFTKIVYKFCAVNAEHPQLASYVAQLNGLNQQWGELTTKVGMAAMKNADEVGAASVDYLMYSGYIILGYLWLRMALVAQAQLESGNGDADFCRGKLATSEFYFKRLLPRTAAHRAAIEAGSDCLMQLPAELFAL; this is encoded by the coding sequence ATGCCCGAGTACAAAGCTCCCTTGCGCGATATGCGCTTTTTGATCGATCACGTTTTCGATTTTCACAGCAACTACACCGCACTGGGGGCTATCGATGCCAGCCCGGACATGGTCAATGCGATCCTCGACGAGGGGGCGAAATTCTGCGAGAACGTCCTCTCCCCACTCAACCGCAGCGGTGATGAAGAAGGCTGCCATTTCGACAATGGCGTGGTCACCACGCCTGCAGGTTTCAAGCAGGCTTTTGCACAATACGTGGAAGGCGGCTGGCATGGGCTGGCGGCGGATCCGGCCTACGGCGGTCAGGGATTGCCAAGCTCATTGGGGCTGGTCATCAGCGAAATGGTCGGTTCCAGCAACACATCCTGGGGCATGTACCCGGGCCTGACCCACGGCGCCATGTCGGCCATCCACGCCCACGGCACCGAAGCACAAAAAGCGACTTACCTGAGCAAGCTCACAGCGGGTCAATGGACCGGCACCATGTGCCTGACCGAAGCTCATTGCGGCACCGACCTGGGCATTATCAAGACCCGCGCCGTGCCTTCTGCGGATGGCAGTTACGCGATCACCGGCAGCAAGATCTTCATCTCGGCCGGCGAGCACGACATGAGCGACAACATCATTCACCTGGTGCTGGCGAAATTGCCGGACGCGCCGGCGGGAACCAAGGGTATTTCGCTGTTCATCGTGCCCAAGTTTTTACCCGATGCAGCCGGCGAAGCAGGCGAGCGCAATGGCGTGTCCTGCGGCTCCATCGAACACAAGATGGGCATCAAGGCTTCGGCCACCTGTGTGCTGAATTTCGATGGGGCCAAGGGCTTCCTGATCGGCGAGCCGAACAAAGGCTTGAACTGCATGTTCACCATGATGAACCACGCACGCCTGGGCACCGGCATGCAGGGACTATGTCTGGGCGAAGCGAGTTTTCAGGGTGCGATCAAGTACGCCAACGACCGCTTGCAGATGCGTTCCCTGACCGGCCCGAAAGCGCCGGAAAAACCCGCCGACCCGATTATCGTGCACCCTGATGTGCGGCGGATGTTGCTGACCATGAAGGCCTTCAACGAGGGCAATCGGGCGCTGACCTACTTCACTGCGCAACTGCTCGACGTGGCGCACCTGAGTCCGGATGAAACCGCCCGCCAGGACGCTGAAGATCTGTTGGCATTCCTCACGCCGATCTGCAAAGCGTTCATGACCGACACGGGCCTGGAAGTGACCAACCACGGTATGCAGGTGTTTGGCGGTCACGGGTTCATTCGCGAGTGGGGCATGGAGCAGTTGGTTCGCGATTGCCGGATCGCACCGATCTACGAAGGCACCAATGGCATTCAGGCGCTGGATTTGCTCGGGCGCAAAGTCCTTGGCAGCCAGGGCAAATTGCTGCGCGGCTTCACCAAAATCGTCTACAAGTTCTGTGCCGTGAACGCCGAGCATCCACAACTGGCCAGCTATGTGGCGCAGCTCAACGGTCTGAATCAACAGTGGGGCGAGTTGACCACCAAGGTTGGCATGGCGGCGATGAAAAATGCCGATGAAGTCGGTGCTGCGTCGGTGGACTACCTGATGTACAGCGGTTACATCATCCTCGGCTACCTGTGGTTGCGAATGGCGCTGGTGGCTCAGGCGCAGCTCGAAAGCGGCAATGGCGATGCCGATTTCTGCCGAGGCAAACTTGCAACCAGTGAGTTTTACTTCAAGCGCTTGTTACCGCGAACCGCCGCTCATCGCGCAGCCATCGAGGCGGGCAGCGATTGTTTGATGCAATTGCCAGCGGAGTTGTTCGCGCTTTAG
- a CDS encoding aspartate aminotransferase family protein codes for MNLFSLRRSTPSLDDLALDAVMPSRRDNLCSENLMPGVERPKQVFVRGQGSWLWDSADRAYLDFSQGGGANSLGHSPSVLVNAINAQAQSLINPGLNLHDRGMLNLAERLCVSTGSDGAYLLNTGNEACEAAIKLARKWGQTHRGGASRIIVATSDCHDGIRATMSTSVSHVPFNDLPALHAAVDKRTVAILLEPIQSEAGVIPATAHYLKGVERLCRELDILLIFDEVQTGVGRCGTLLAEESCDVRADIVVLGEGLGGGVPLAALLARGKACGFDMGQMTGTHHSNALMAAAGLAVLDTVQDKGVLKHVADTGQHLREGLGRLAHRYAHGELRGQGLLWGLTLSDDSADAVVKAALYEGLLLNAVQPDCLRFTPALNVSNANIDEMLLRLARAFSRVRTTQLQCRKGIAV; via the coding sequence ATGAACCTATTCAGCCTTCGTCGTAGTACGCCCAGTCTTGATGATCTTGCGTTGGACGCGGTCATGCCATCCAGACGCGACAACCTTTGCAGCGAGAACCTGATGCCCGGTGTCGAGCGGCCGAAACAAGTGTTTGTGCGCGGCCAAGGGTCTTGGTTGTGGGATAGCGCTGATCGCGCTTATCTGGATTTCTCCCAAGGCGGTGGAGCCAACAGTCTCGGCCACAGTCCATCGGTCCTGGTCAATGCCATCAACGCTCAAGCCCAGTCGTTGATCAACCCGGGTTTGAATCTGCATGACCGAGGCATGCTCAACCTCGCCGAACGACTGTGTGTCAGCACCGGCAGCGATGGGGCTTATTTGCTCAATACGGGCAATGAGGCCTGTGAGGCAGCGATCAAACTGGCGCGCAAATGGGGTCAAACGCATCGCGGCGGTGCCTCGAGGATCATCGTGGCCACCAGCGATTGCCATGACGGTATTCGGGCGACGATGTCGACGTCGGTCAGCCATGTTCCGTTCAACGATCTTCCCGCATTGCACGCCGCAGTGGATAAGCGAACCGTAGCGATCCTGCTTGAACCGATCCAGAGCGAGGCCGGGGTCATTCCTGCCACCGCCCATTATCTCAAGGGTGTCGAGCGGCTCTGCCGAGAGCTCGACATCCTGCTGATTTTCGATGAAGTACAAACCGGAGTCGGTCGCTGTGGCACCTTGCTTGCCGAAGAGTCGTGCGACGTGCGGGCCGATATTGTCGTGCTCGGCGAAGGCCTGGGCGGTGGCGTGCCATTGGCCGCCTTGCTGGCACGGGGAAAGGCGTGCGGTTTCGACATGGGGCAGATGACTGGTACCCATCACAGTAACGCGCTGATGGCAGCGGCAGGATTGGCGGTGCTCGACACCGTACAGGACAAGGGCGTGCTCAAGCACGTCGCAGACACCGGTCAACACCTGCGCGAAGGTTTGGGGCGTTTAGCCCACCGCTATGCCCATGGTGAACTGCGCGGCCAAGGACTGCTGTGGGGACTGACATTATCTGACGACTCAGCCGATGCAGTGGTCAAGGCCGCGCTGTATGAAGGCTTGCTGCTCAATGCGGTGCAACCCGACTGCCTGCGCTTTACCCCTGCGCTCAACGTGAGCAACGCCAACATCGACGAAATGCTCCTGCGCCTCGCCCGCGCCTTCTCCCGCGTACGCACCACGCAACTGCAGTGCCGCAAAGGGATTGCCGTCTGA
- a CDS encoding LysR family transcriptional regulator, whose translation MDFKQLRYFVAVYEEGHVGRAAERLSISQPALSQQIRHLEQNLDVSLFERSSKRLLPTLAAHTLYNHAQPLLDGLQRAREALGSFKGQALRTLAIGVLQTVHTSLVPQMLERVRKAQPHLVVQIYELTGLEIERRLLNGSLDIGISYLPPRQPGLHGVMLYEDELTLVIPAEHPLREFKKVSMSQAAELPMLLLGEEFQIRQIWQTQLASLGRRPQVQAELNNMAGILDSLPHTRLATVLPGRSQKTHGNQELLWKPLSEPRVPLKVGLVCRDVQRQQASLALLRTLLEEVINRPDERLSSAPAVDGLS comes from the coding sequence ATGGATTTCAAGCAACTGCGTTATTTCGTCGCGGTCTACGAAGAAGGGCATGTGGGCCGGGCCGCCGAGCGGCTTTCAATCTCACAACCAGCGTTGTCCCAGCAGATCCGCCACCTGGAACAGAACCTTGATGTGAGTCTGTTCGAGCGCAGCAGCAAGCGCCTGTTGCCGACCCTCGCCGCTCATACGCTGTACAACCATGCCCAGCCGCTTCTGGATGGTTTGCAGCGAGCGCGCGAAGCCTTGGGCAGTTTCAAGGGCCAGGCGCTGCGGACTCTGGCCATTGGCGTATTGCAAACGGTCCACACCAGCCTCGTGCCGCAGATGCTTGAGCGGGTGCGCAAGGCGCAGCCGCATCTGGTGGTGCAGATCTATGAACTGACCGGGCTTGAGATCGAGCGACGGCTGCTCAATGGCTCGCTGGACATAGGAATCAGCTACTTGCCTCCCCGTCAGCCTGGCCTGCATGGCGTGATGCTGTACGAAGATGAACTGACCCTTGTCATCCCGGCCGAGCATCCGTTGCGCGAATTCAAGAAAGTCTCCATGAGTCAGGCTGCCGAATTGCCGATGTTGCTATTGGGGGAAGAGTTCCAGATACGTCAGATCTGGCAGACCCAACTGGCCAGCCTTGGACGACGTCCTCAAGTGCAAGCTGAACTGAACAACATGGCGGGAATTCTCGACAGCCTGCCACACACTCGACTGGCGACAGTGTTGCCCGGGCGTTCGCAAAAAACCCACGGCAATCAAGAACTGCTATGGAAGCCCCTGAGTGAGCCTCGCGTACCTTTGAAGGTCGGATTGGTGTGTCGCGATGTGCAAAGGCAACAGGCCTCGTTGGCGTTGTTGCGAACGTTGCTGGAGGAAGTGATCAATCGACCGGATGAACGCTTGAGCAGCGCGCCGGCTGTGGATGGGTTGAGCTGA